The window AGGATTTCTTTTGCCTAAAAGAAATAAATCCAGCAAATTAGTTTctactgtaaaaattaaaaaataatttttattgaaaGCAATTTCAAAAGATATTTTTCCTGCACTTCATGTTTACatagtaaaataaaacaaaatgggTATGTTTAccaatttttataaatgttacttTATTTCAACTCACATTCACAAAAATTAGTCTATGCAAAACATGGTGTCCCCAAAGATTAATCCACACTGAATATAACACACTGAAGGAATTTATTTGGTACTTTTCTTAAATAGAAGTCAAACTCGCTTGATCAAACAAAGTGTAATACTTCCAGAAGCATGGAACTTGTTTAATTTTAGTAGCCAGGGCTTTTGAAGAAAAAGCATACAAAGTATCCCTGAAAATTTTAGCAAACCAGGtggatttaaaaacaaattatgaggaaattttgcttttttgcttCACAAAAAGCCCCATTAGACTTGGCCTCCAAAAGGAAATTTTGTAAGTAGCACACTAACTTGGctagtaaatttttttattaaaagctaGAATAAATTAAAAGCTAGAATAAATTAAACGCCTAGTGGCTGGAGAATACACGAAATCTATATATAGAAAGACAAAGAAGGTAGTATGTTGTATGTTTAGTATAAAGCTTAAGTACCTTAAGTGAAGAATATTAAAATTTGCGAATAGCAGTTCAAGAATTGTGTAAAAATGCAGAATAAAATAgagcattttttttcaattgtgAAGAAGGCAATATTAACCACATAAAGCTATCGTTTTTCTTATATTCTCAGATCCGGGTTAATTTTGAGGaaaatgagtggcatatttCACAGCAAAAATGATATAAGATAGGAAATTTCGAATATCATACAATTATTAGAAGAGCATTTATTTAatgtaagtttttaaaattttaaaaagtttgaccATGATATTCAACTGCAGTGAAacattttcactgcagttgtTTTTCGTctttataaaacttttaaagtttGGCCACTAATAGTgtataaacttaaaaatttgcATAAATTTGCACAAATTTTGATATATACTGAATAAATATGTTGGTCATTTCTGTTGAAAATGCTAAGAAATTTAAAGCAAGTTAGCACAGATCTGAGAATTGCCAAATTAAAGTTTATACAGAATAAACAGAAAATTTGCAAACAAGTTGGGAATAAGGTAAaacgtaaaataaaatattgcaaATACCTATAAAAGAAAGTGGAACTTGAATTTGCAAATACAGTGCGAATTCACTATAAGCCACATTCACATGTACGTAAATTTTTACGTAAGGGCTTACGGACTGGCCGGTGTTCATTCATTCTCTTAGGTTACGTAAAATATTTACGTACATGTGACATGTTTAACGGAAAGTTTGCAAACACTTACAGAATTTTGTAAGTGCTAACATAGATTTTCTTACCAACAAAACTTTTTGTTCGTAAGAAACTGTACGTTAGACAAAAGagggaaaaaataagaaaaaattgcgCAATAGGATTCAATTCTATAATTGAACGTCCACAATTTAAAATCTGCAGTCAAAACGAAAACAAAgtataatcaaaataatgtcttTGTATAAGAAGAAAGAGCTCTCGactgttgtttttaaatatgctgTTTTTTTACAACAGCCATGCGAATTGACGTTAAGACAAAAGCACCACGAGTTCTATCAAGATTTGTGGGTTTAATCATTGACCTCTTTTTAAGCAACGTCTTCGTCTTAAAGAAAGAGCAGCTAAAAAACGCTATATTTCTTGATCGCTGCCATGTTGAAtgaaataaagcaaaaaacatGAAGTACATTTACGCGAGTTACGTAAGAgatttacgaatatgtgaacaaAAATCTACGTGACATGTGAACAAAACCTCACATATAGAGAGATTTCTTACGTATAGAAAATTCTCTGTAAGGCCTTACGTAAAATTATACATACATGTGAATGcggctttgattttttttatgcttTATTCTGCagataaatagctagctaaggTGCATCAGGGTGCACAGTTTTCACATCTCTGGCACTTTCCCCTGCTATTTTTTAGGACTTATTGGcatttcatttttactgttaACTTTGATGGCTGTCGGGCATAGACATTACATTAATTAAGCATTCCTGAAAAACAACATACTGCAcaggttttgttttttgtgtgagtCAAGTTGACCTTAATAAACCAGGTTTTTATTGTATCCTTGGTGTGTGAACACCCTTGTAGATGGAAAAAAATGCCAACAATAGCTTTACCTTATCTGTAAGAGTTTTCACTTGATTTTCTGACAATTGTTTGCATTCATTTAACTGTTCAATCCATTGATCAAGGTCTTTAGTTATACTTTTAGTTTGTTGCTGGTCAGTTTCcatctttattttttgttttctaaatgGTCTTACTCATATATAGCTAAGATAACCAGCTAAGATATATAACTTATGTACAACTTTCAGCTAGCGATGCACACTGGTCTGGTGGTGCGGCAGATGGTCTCGCCTAGTTGTTTTTTAGTTAAAGCGGACTACTTGGAGtgatttttagtattttattacAACCTCTACAGTATATGTGAAGTATACTATACTTTAAGCAGCCTTAGTCAGCCAACGCTTTTGTTAAACTGGATCGAACGATTTTTGTGTCGAGGTTGCGTTGCGAGTACAACTTTTTTGTAACTCCGCTTGTCTTGTGTTGTGTAAGCGAAAATTGGCGATCCAATATGGCGTTGTTGTAATCCAAATATGGCAAAAGAGCCTGGTAACTTGGCAAAATTCGAATCTAACGAATCGATAACATGACCTAAAAAATATATGACTTTCAAGTATTAAAATCGCAGGTAAATGTATTTGTATTATGTACAACGATCTTCTTAACGATTTTTTCCGCTCACATTGTGGAAAGGTGTTAAGTGTAACACCTAGTTCCAAGGTACAAAAATGTTAGATGCACATCATTTCATACCACAACATATACCGGGCACCAAATGTATGGTGCAATCCAAATTCCAGCTTTCCCAGCAAAAATATTACAATGGGGAGTTTACCGTTTCATTACTAATGTTTCCTTCACTGTGTATGTTACGTTTCCTAGagctaaaataaaaaggttTGACATTTGTATTCTCCGTTTATTCTATTGGAATAACGCTTTCAACAAACGGCAACaacacttcttcagcacgctgcAGACAGGTAGTTTTTCTCAGCTTTGTTAAAGCACACAATGACAGGAAAAAATTATTCGCAGTTTGCAGTTCTGAAGTATAGCAAGCTGGCTAGCTAAGTaatgaaaaaagattttaatgagACTATGTTAAACAGTGTCCATTATGAAGTTAAGCTAACTATAGTatagtgttttatttattaggGATCATTTTCTTTAAGtgggtaattttttgtgatttttagccacataaattcttctttaaaaAGTTATATTGCATTTTCGAGCCTGAGctcttgtgaaaaaaaattgtgaaataaaTGCAAGATTGTTTAAAGTTTGCAAAACTAAGGTTCGGTTAATATTTATATACTCCATATATATTGTAACTATTACCTTGTGTAATTTTTCCATATTTAGTCATATGCAATGTTCATGTGTTTAGAGTTTACCTCGTATCTTTCTGTggttcaaaatttaatttcttaCAATTTCTGATTATTTTATCAAAATAGTTATCCACATCTGATATTTTGAATTGtcctaaattatctttttatatatatgttatattaGTTCTTTTTATTTGGCTATACTTTCCAGAAAAAGGCATACCATATTTTCAACCAGAGAAATAAAGAGCACATTTGAGCTGTGTATATTTtatcacaatatttttttttttgtgtgattTAGTTCTTCTAAATAAGACAAAAATGGCTTATCCTCCTGGCGGTGGTTATGGTTATCCACAAGGGGGTGGTGGAGTAAGTTGTTTAAGTCTCTTTGAATTTAGTTCTTTCAAATAtgtatttttcccttttttttactAACGATATGTGTAAATTAAGTTTATATTTCATAttgcaaaaaacttttaataattattttagtaCCCACCTCCAGATATGGGATATCCACCTGCAGGTGGATACCCTGCTGCACCTGTTGCATACCCACCAGGAGTGGGTGGTTATCCTCCTCAACCAGGATACCCGCCACAACCAGGATATGGTGCTCCACCAGCTCAACCTTACTCAGGTTTGTTTAATTTGATTTCCCCAATTTACTCATGACTTATTGTGGTGAATGTTGTTGTTCATATGAACTTTTTCTACATATCAATTTTACATCTTGGTTATTATGAGAAACTGATAGAGAGAATGTTCATATTTATGTTTAGGTGGTCCGCCACCCGCTCAGCCGTATGGATATGGACCTCCTGGAGGTCAGCCAGGATACCAACAACCGCAACCATATGGTGGTTACCAGCCCCAACCAGGTTATGGACAACAGCCACCGCAACCACAAGCAGGTTATGGGCAGCCTCCAGCACAGGGCTATAACCAACAACCACCTCAACAAGGGTATGGGCAACAACCCCCTCAACAAGGATATGGGCAACAACCCCCTCAACAGGGTGGGCAACAGCCCCCTCAACAAGGATATGGCCAACAACCACCGCAACCTGCTCAACACCAGCCAGCTCCTGCTAAACAAGTAGCACCAGCACGACCTCCACCAGCAACAGCTCAACCAGTAGCAGCAGCGCAACCAGTAGCTCCTAGCAGACCAGTCGCACAGGTTCTAAACGTTCTTTATTGTGTTGTTTGACCTAATGCCCACACGGCTTTATTAGAttctaataatataataaatataatcaattttatattttttatttttagcctcCCACTACTCAAATGGCTAACATGAGTGTTGGAAGAAAGGTACTGTTGAATTTTTGCAGACGATTTACAGCAATACGTATAATTTGTATAAatgtctttatttatttattgttttatatgCTATTAATAGGGTGGTACTATCAAACCAATTTCACCATTTGATGCTGAAGCAGACTGTGAACTTCTCAGAAAGGCAATGAGAGGTGCAGGTGAGGCTTGCCTGAATGAGATGCTATTGCGGATAATTTGGCCTTTGAGAGTTTGAAAAGTAACCAATTTACACATAACTAAATTTTCTTACATAGGCACTGATGAAGCAGCTTTAATCAACATCATCGCGCAACGATGCAATCGTCAGAGAGTGGAAATCAGATTGAGATATAAAACTATGTTTGGAAAGGTGgggaaaaatttttaatatgaaGTCTCAAAGCAAATAACTCtttcaaaaagttaaaaaaaggatgtatattttttaatttatgtttaGTCGCTTATGTAATTATTTGTGATCACTTTGTTTTAGGATTTGATGAACGACTTAAAATCAGAGCTCAGTggtaatttagaagaatgtttgttGGCTATGTTGGAACCATCTGTACTGTTTGATGCGAAGTGCTTAAGAAGAGCTATGCGGGTAACTATTTTTATGTAtacagaatttattttaatgGAACGTTTAAAATTTTGGGAAAGCGCTTTTATTTTTGCACCCATTTTTTTAAGTGTTCTAATCagaataagtcgttctttattttgttttgaatttgagTCGTAAAAATGCACTGCAACGGTTCGTGCATCGAACGAAGATTTATATAGAGGTTGAGTAATTtgatgattttaattttaatttttgttaatatttccGGTTTAATTTCTTCCCTGGTTGTTTACCGAGACTTAAGGTATTATCATAAACAAAAACTTATTATTTGAACGTAATTACTTTTTAACCTATTTGTAAAAAGCGTCTTATTATTCAATTCTTGTATTTGCGTTTTTTTGCTCTTGATGCAcgttttctcttgtttttagGGTGCTGGCACTGATGAAGAGACTCTTATTGATATATTATGCTCTCGTACGAATGCTGTAAGTAATATAATGTCTATATGGCGTTATACAAAGAACTTTACGTATAgattaaatttcaaatttccGCAAACTGGGGCAGAGTCTGTCCATTTATAGCCACTCAAAATCTTTGGGAAAGAATGTTGGATATGTGGCTTCCCTGTGGTAGCTGTAGGGTGTATTGTGGTTTCTGTAACTTAGACCAGAAATTGCTCCTTTAGTAAAAAAGTTTAGCACTCAgagttttcttgttttttagcAAATTCGCGAAATCAAGCAAGAATATGCCACCTGTAAGTACCGCTTGTTAACATCTCCTGCTTTTAAAGATTGCTTTCATTCTTATTTTTACCTTTGTTACCTGTAGATTACAAGAGAGATTTAGAAAAGGATTGTGTTAGCGAGACAAGTGGTCATTTTAAACGATTGTTGGTCTCCATGTGCCAGGTACATGAAGCATTAAGTGGCTGCATCTATGCTTTTGAGTTGTTTATCTGCTTTTGACTGTTTTTTCACATTTACTTTTTGTATTATAGGCTAACCGTGATGAAACTGACACAGTTGATATTGCGAAAGCTGCGAAGGAAGCGCAAGATTTATATAAGGCACGAAACCCTATTTTATGctgaagtttttttgtttgtttttcgtaTTGTTATTCTTGTTGTTATTAATGGCTTCTTTTACTGACGATTTAAATTCTTTAGGCCGGTGAAAAGAAATGGGGCACTGACGAGTCTCGTTTTAACGTTGTTTTAGCATCTCGCAATTTCCACCAGTTGAATGCAACATTTTCTGAATACGTAAAGGTATTGATGACTATTTTGTTTACCTTCCTCGTTAGAACGAATTGTTTCATTAGCCTTATTAACCCCATTTCCATTCTTATTTTCCCTTTTCGTCACCCACAGGTCACCAAAACGTAATTCTATTGCTATTTAGCAATATGTGTAGCTGCATCTTCTGTTTTTAGGTCTCGCAACGTGATATCTTGAACAGTATCGACAGAGAGATGTCTGGTGATTTGAAGGCTGGATTTAAATgcattggtaaattttagctatattataacttttatttaagGCACGAATTATTGTTTacgataatttttaatttatgttcTATTTTTCCTTAAAGTACAATGTGCTCGGAATCCTTCTGAATATTTTGCTGATCGATTGTGGAAATCAATGAAGGGGGCAGGAACGAATGATAGCTTGCTTATTCGAATCATTGTGTCGAGATCGGAGGTAACTTTTTATTGTACCCGTACAAAGAAATCTGCAAACGTTTTGTTTCAACATAATATCGAACGATGAAACAGCGTTATCAGATATCTAAAGGTGTATAAggttttaaatcaattttaaccACGTCTTATTTTTAGATTGATCTTGCTGACATCAAAACTGAGTTCTTGCGAAAGTACCACAAAACATTGTACAAGATGATTCAAGGAGATTGTAGTGGCGACTacaaaaaattgcttttaaatttGGTTGGCGCAGACATATAATCGATAAAGaaaccatgtttttttttaattctctgTTCTGTGTATTCTACTAATTTGTGAATCTTATTTGAGTTTTTGGCAAAAACCAAAAGGAAATGCGTAACACATCCAAGGGAATATTGCATATTCACTTTCTATTGTCAAGAACGTCCAAGGTTAGAACTCAatcattttttttcatctttgaatgttgtttaatttcgtactaattgttttgtttatactAATTTCTTTTTACATACGATAATGGTCTCAATAAGGAATAATATTGACGGAAATGTATTAGTTTTGTATTATGTCTATGTGTAAGGcgaattaagtaaaaaaaagtgtGTTAGAACCCCTAATATTTTTCCTCGCCCCAGTAAGATTTAAAAATGGTAATGTAATAGATCAagttagaaataaaataaaccagtttaaaaatatttacctaaGGAATGCAATAAAAACTATGCTTGATAAATTTATTAGAGGAAAGCTCTAATGGAAGGTTGGCGCGTATGAAAACGATTTCGGTTATGTTGTCTAAATTTAAAGCATAAAAGGGATGgaagaaacattttttgtaagtaaTGCTAAGATGAATTTTGAGGTTAAGAAATATGCCAATGAACCTCTAAAATAAAGCTCTGCGCAGCGGTAAAAGGTCAATAGCAATAGGTGCAGTATAAATATCTTGTAATTGAAAGTGGGCTTTTGTTTCTAGCAGATGATACCGTTCATCATAGTTGGACTATGCTAATGATAAGGGAGAAATAaccaattttcattttttgcaaCAATGCACATTTTTTTTACGTACTCAAATATGAATACAACATAAATTTTctcaggaaaaaataatttacaggtGGTAATAATCACAATAACGATTTTGTCTTCtaactgttgttatttttgaaaGCTAATGATTTTTTAACGGGTACGATTCAAGTCTCATTAGGTTGCACACTATTTCATGAGATTTCAGAAGGTCATTTTTTAAAGGCTTCTTTTTTCTGGAAGTTTGATTTCAGCATTAACTAAAGCCTCGTGTGCTTCTAAAAAAGATAATCATTTTTGAATGATTTAGCGAAATAAACCTATTATAAGGAAATTAAAATGTTGATATTTTCCTTACCATCTACGGCCCTGTTGGCagctataaagaaaaaataaagtctTTTTATTATTGTATCAATTCTAGTCTCCCTGATAAGATTTTTAGTCCGTTCAGAAGAGTGAAAATTAGGAATATGATGACATTGATCAAATTTTTCACAGTTTGTTCTATCAATATTTTTAGGGTAATCCAACACGTATAAAATTTTGGGCCATAATAGCTAGAATAGGGGGAAACGTCAGGAACATTACAGACTCTaagaaaatatcagaaaaataagatGTTAACATGTGTATCCACATACCTTCAATATATTCTCCCTGTTTGTCAGTTCTGTTTGGAATTACTGATTTTCTAGTGCCagctaaaaataaaagattattCAAGCCTTAAAATTTCTTGCTCTTTTGTATTATTACCAGACAACAGctataaaatattgttttaaatatttaattttgtacTTACTGTCATCGCCTGAACCATTTTCACTGTCTTCTGCTGCAGGAAAGTCACCTTTTTTAGCACCTAAAAGAAACAATATACAATTAATAAAGTGCAGTAAATTTTACCTTTACCTAATTACGGAAATTTAGCTGATATGGCACAGAACCAGGTAATTCAAATTCACAATCCGTATTgccaaaaaatcaaattaaccTTTAAAATGCTACTGCATTATTGTATTCTTGACGTTAAATTCTTTCGGTAATAATAGACAAGGAGATTTAGAGAGACTGCTTATTTGAGGGGTGTTTATATGAGACAAGCTAATCCGTCTAAAGCGGGATCTCGGTTAAATTTGCTGAGATCCCTGCAAGGCGCGATGAATTTTCCCATATAAACGCATCCTACCAATGTGCACATgcaatcaatttttttgttgtaaatataaaaattattttttgattctGCGTTTGTTTAACGTTTCCATTGTTCAGAGTCAGTCCGCCTGGCCGAGGTTAGTTTTTGCATACACACAAAATGGACATTGAGATAGTGAGTCGTGTTTGTTTTCTTAGGAATTGAAATACCAAAATGAGGCTTAAGGATAAAAAGTACTACTTCAAGCTCAAAATATGCTTGGGTTATGCGTAATGGCAAAAAGATTTATTGAAATATGCTTATGAGAAACCATAGAGATATCTCTTTTATTATATCTCTATGGAAAAATACATGAACATGCTCAAAATATGCTCATCAGCCTAAAtgtcatgcttataaaaaaaaaacattggaaGGAGGAAAAGTTAGTGCAAATTACTTGTTTGTGTAATTCTAGCTTCATTGATTGGTGGAACAACTTCAGGGTAGCCTACTGCTGCCAAGTTATCTAACGCTTTTTCCGCCGctagaaaaatagaaaaaaaacatgagAAAAAAGTCATATAATTAATTTAAGACAAAAAAGGattattttttgcaaagaaGGAGATTACGATGTTGGAACACATACCATTAACAGCTTCGGTTGCcgctaaaattaaattaaaaatagtatTATGAATATATGCATATATAAGGAATGGACATAGACCACGAGTTAGAAATTAACTCACAGACTTACCTTGAGTATATTTTTTAGCTAAACCAGTGTCTTTTTCTCCTTTTTCTAATG is drawn from Hydractinia symbiolongicarpus strain clone_291-10 chromosome 8, HSymV2.1, whole genome shotgun sequence and contains these coding sequences:
- the LOC130653976 gene encoding annexin A4-like, giving the protein MAYPPGGGYGYPQGGGGYPPPDMGYPPAGGYPAAPVAYPPGVGGYPPQPGYPPQPGYGAPPAQPYSGGPPPAQPYGYGPPGGQPGYQQPQPYGGYQPQPGYGQQPPQPQAGYGQPPAQGYNQQPPQQGYGQQPPQQGYGQQPPQQGGQQPPQQGYGQQPPQPAQHQPAPAKQVAPARPPPATAQPVAAAQPVAPSRPVAQPPTTQMANMSVGRKGGTIKPISPFDAEADCELLRKAMRGAGTDEAALINIIAQRCNRQRVEIRLRYKTMFGKDLMNDLKSELSGNLEECLLAMLEPSVLFDAKCLRRAMRGAGTDEETLIDILCSRTNAQIREIKQEYATYYKRDLEKDCVSETSGHFKRLLVSMCQANRDETDTVDIAKAAKEAQDLYKAGEKKWGTDESRFNVVLASRNFHQLNATFSEYVKVSQRDILNSIDREMSGDLKAGFKCIVQCARNPSEYFADRLWKSMKGAGTNDSLLIRIIVSRSEIDLADIKTEFLRKYHKTLYKMIQGDCSGDYKKLLLNLVGADI